In a single window of the Silvimonas iriomotensis genome:
- a CDS encoding GNAT family N-acetyltransferase, protein MQILELIDDHGQFAEAHWFARAQPVHVQLRPNLPADYTGRLAVIAHNGGRLIAVTQNDQVLGLALWRLIENTYEGRRLYVDDLVTDATVRSTGVGKKMLDWLETKARAQGCDVLALDSGVQRTLAHKFYFREGLHIPSFNFKKALK, encoded by the coding sequence ATGCAGATTCTTGAACTGATTGATGATCACGGCCAGTTTGCCGAGGCCCACTGGTTCGCCAGGGCACAACCAGTTCATGTTCAATTGCGCCCCAACCTGCCGGCAGACTACACCGGCCGGCTTGCGGTCATTGCGCACAACGGCGGTCGCCTGATCGCCGTTACCCAAAACGATCAGGTACTCGGTCTGGCGCTATGGCGCTTGATTGAAAACACCTACGAAGGCCGTCGTCTTTACGTGGACGATCTGGTCACCGATGCCACTGTGCGATCCACAGGCGTTGGAAAGAAGATGCTGGACTGGCTTGAAACAAAGGCACGCGCGCAAGGTTGTGACGTGCTGGCGCTGGATTCCGGCGTGCAGCGTACGCTTGCACATAAATTCTATTTCCGGGAGGGATTGCATATCCCTTCATTCAACTTCAAGAAGGCGCTGAAATGA
- a CDS encoding homoserine dehydrogenase has protein sequence MRAIHVGLCGVGTVGGGTAAVLKRNAEEIARRAGRPIKIIIAANRDLDRAREMCGPDVEIVNDALKVVNHPDVDIVVELIGGTTIAKELVLKAIANGKHVVTANKKLIAEYGNEIFERAQEKGVTVAFEAAVAGGIPVIKALREGLTANRIEWIAGIINGTSNFILTEMRDKGLAFNDVLAEAQRLGYAEADPTFDIEGHDAAHKLTIMSAIAFGIPVQFDKAYLEGISKLDAADIKYAGELGYRIKLLGVTRRRENGIELRVAPTLIPHKRLIANVDGVMNAVLVKGDAVGATMYYGAGAGAEPTASAVIADLVDVTRLATADPENRVPHLAFQPSALANLPILPIDEVETCYYLRMDAEDRPGVLADVSRILADANISVESMMQKPADEQKDNRADIIILTHQAVEKNVNGALEKIEALSSITGKVVKLRLEHLNG, from the coding sequence ATGAGAGCGATTCATGTTGGTCTGTGCGGTGTTGGCACCGTTGGCGGTGGCACTGCCGCCGTATTGAAACGCAATGCAGAAGAGATCGCACGCCGCGCCGGGCGTCCGATCAAGATCATCATTGCCGCGAACCGTGATCTGGATCGCGCCCGCGAAATGTGCGGCCCCGATGTCGAAATCGTCAACGATGCACTCAAGGTGGTGAACCACCCTGATGTCGACATCGTGGTCGAACTGATTGGCGGCACCACCATTGCCAAAGAGCTGGTCCTCAAGGCCATTGCCAACGGCAAGCATGTGGTCACCGCCAACAAAAAGCTGATCGCCGAATACGGCAACGAGATTTTCGAGCGCGCCCAGGAAAAAGGCGTGACCGTGGCATTTGAAGCCGCCGTAGCCGGTGGCATTCCGGTGATCAAGGCCCTGCGTGAAGGCCTGACCGCCAACCGTATCGAATGGATTGCCGGCATCATCAACGGCACCAGCAACTTCATCCTGACCGAGATGCGTGACAAGGGTCTGGCGTTTAACGATGTGCTGGCCGAAGCCCAGCGCCTGGGTTACGCCGAAGCCGATCCGACCTTCGACATTGAAGGCCACGACGCCGCCCACAAGCTCACCATCATGAGCGCCATCGCATTCGGGATTCCGGTGCAGTTCGACAAAGCGTACCTGGAAGGCATCAGCAAGCTGGATGCCGCCGATATCAAGTACGCCGGCGAACTGGGTTACCGCATCAAACTCCTGGGCGTGACCCGCCGCCGCGAAAACGGTATTGAACTGCGCGTGGCCCCGACGCTGATCCCGCACAAGCGCCTGATCGCCAATGTTGATGGCGTCATGAACGCCGTGCTGGTGAAGGGCGACGCCGTGGGCGCGACCATGTATTACGGTGCCGGTGCCGGCGCCGAGCCGACCGCCTCTGCCGTGATTGCAGACCTGGTGGACGTAACCCGCCTGGCCACCGCCGACCCGGAAAACCGCGTACCGCATCTGGCGTTCCAGCCCAGCGCCCTGGCCAATCTGCCGATCCTGCCGATCGACGAAGTGGAAACGTGTTACTACCTGCGCATGGACGCTGAAGACCGTCCGGGCGTGCTGGCCGACGTCTCGCGCATCCTCGCCGATGCCAACATTTCGGTTGAATCCATGATGCAAAAGCCGGCGGACGAGCAGAAGGACAACCGTGCCGACATCATCATCCTGACCCACCAGGCCGTGGAGAAGAATGTGAATGGCGCGCTGGAAAAGATCGAAGCGCTCTCCAGCATTACCGGCAAGGTGGTCAAACTGCGTCTGGAACATCTGAATGGCTAA
- a CDS encoding antibiotic biosynthesis monooxygenase family protein, giving the protein MILEIAHLDVKPALTAEFEVAFGQAQAIIASMPGYISHELQRCLERPQHYALLVRWQTLEDHTKGFRSSAQYQQWKALLHHFYDPFPTVEHYAHIAP; this is encoded by the coding sequence ATGATTCTGGAAATTGCCCATCTCGATGTCAAACCGGCCCTGACTGCCGAGTTCGAGGTCGCATTCGGGCAAGCCCAGGCCATCATCGCCAGCATGCCCGGTTATATCAGCCACGAACTGCAACGCTGTCTTGAACGCCCGCAGCATTACGCGCTACTGGTGCGCTGGCAAACACTGGAAGACCACACCAAGGGCTTCCGGAGTTCTGCGCAATACCAGCAATGGAAAGCGTTACTGCATCACTTTTATGATCCGTTCCCGACGGTGGAACATTACGCGCACATCGCGCCCTGA
- the thrC gene encoding threonine synthase: MQYISTRGGMSPKKFSEILLGGLAPDGGLVVPDQYPTLSADDLKALAGKSYTDLAFAIISRFVDDIPAADLKALIDKTYTKAAFGTDEITPLTRLEDDLFIQQLSNGPTLAFKDMAMQLLGNLFEYVLNRAGEEINIVGATSGDTGSAAEYAMRGKKGVRVFMLSPYGKMSPFQRAQMFTLQDENIFNISVNNMFDACQDMVKAVNNDAAFKARYKIGAVNSINWGRVVAQVVYYFKGYFAVAKEVGEPVDFCVPSGNFGNICAAHVARQMGLPIRNLVVATNENDVLDEFFKTGGYHPRGLDQTYETSSPSMDITKASNLERFVFDLTGRDGAKLAALWHTVEKAKGFDLSAEDFARMRGEYGFRSDRSTHADRINSIREVFNKYGVQIDPHTADGYHAAKAHRQAGVKMVIMETALPAKFEATMQEALGSKPAMPAAVADLEKLPQRFDVMDADVQTLKDYVAARAG; encoded by the coding sequence ATGCAATACATCTCCACACGCGGCGGCATGTCGCCCAAGAAATTCTCTGAAATCCTGCTGGGCGGCCTCGCGCCGGACGGCGGCCTGGTGGTGCCGGACCAATACCCCACCCTGTCCGCCGATGACCTCAAGGCACTGGCAGGCAAGTCTTATACCGATCTGGCCTTCGCCATCATCAGCCGTTTTGTTGACGATATCCCGGCGGCAGACCTCAAAGCCCTGATCGACAAGACCTACACCAAAGCCGCCTTCGGCACGGATGAAATCACCCCGCTGACGCGCCTGGAAGACGACCTCTTCATCCAGCAACTGTCCAACGGCCCGACCCTTGCCTTCAAGGACATGGCCATGCAGCTTTTGGGCAATCTGTTTGAATACGTGCTTAACCGCGCCGGCGAGGAAATCAACATTGTCGGCGCCACCAGCGGCGACACCGGCAGCGCGGCAGAATACGCCATGCGTGGCAAGAAAGGCGTGCGCGTGTTCATGCTCTCGCCCTACGGCAAGATGAGCCCCTTCCAGCGCGCGCAGATGTTCACGCTGCAAGACGAGAACATCTTCAATATCTCGGTCAACAACATGTTCGACGCTTGCCAGGACATGGTCAAAGCCGTCAACAACGACGCCGCGTTCAAGGCCAGGTACAAGATCGGCGCCGTGAACTCGATCAACTGGGGCCGCGTGGTTGCCCAGGTGGTGTACTACTTCAAGGGCTACTTTGCCGTCGCCAAAGAAGTGGGCGAACCGGTGGACTTCTGCGTACCGTCGGGCAACTTCGGCAATATCTGCGCCGCCCACGTGGCACGCCAGATGGGCCTGCCGATCCGCAACCTCGTCGTCGCCACCAACGAAAACGACGTGCTGGACGAGTTCTTCAAGACTGGCGGCTATCACCCGCGCGGCCTGGATCAGACTTACGAGACCTCCAGCCCGTCCATGGACATCACCAAGGCATCCAACCTGGAACGCTTTGTGTTCGACCTGACCGGCCGTGACGGCGCAAAGCTGGCCGCGCTGTGGCACACCGTGGAAAAAGCCAAAGGCTTTGACCTCTCTGCCGAGGACTTTGCCCGCATGCGGGGCGAATACGGTTTCCGTTCGGATCGCAGCACCCACGCCGACCGCATCAACAGCATCCGTGAAGTCTTCAACAAATACGGCGTGCAGATCGACCCGCACACTGCCGACGGCTACCACGCCGCCAAGGCGCACCGTCAGGCCGGCGTGAAAATGGTCATCATGGAAACCGCCCTGCCCGCCAAGTTTGAAGCCACCATGCAAGAAGCACTGGGCAGCAAACCCGCCATGCCCGCCGCCGTAGCCGACCTGGAAAAGCTGCCGCAACGCTTTGACGTGATGGACGCCGACGTGCAGACGCTGAAAGACTACGTGGCTGCCCGCGCCGGTTGA
- a CDS encoding ABC transporter ATP-binding protein has protein sequence MASVTLKDIKKTYGKDVQVIKGVDLEIKNGEFVVFVGPSGCGKSTLLRMIAGLEDITSGDLMIGDTIANDIHASKRGIAMVFQSYALYPHMSVYDNMAFSLKLSGESKEDIDRRVQRAANILQITHLLERKPKALSGGQRQRVAIGRAIVREPEVFLFDEPLSNLDAALRLNMRVELSKLHNDLKTTMIYVTHDQVEAMTLADRIVVLNAGVIQQVGSPLELYEHPSNLFVAGFLGSPKMNLLEAQLVSVEAQAAVVRLPKGITVRAAVDANAGRVGDKVTLGIRPEHVQLKLEGEEGVPARIDLIEHLGDIVLAYVEVAGVNEILCVKLPGNHPELKRGASVRLVFPEKDTLVFNEQGAAFKRTC, from the coding sequence ATGGCTTCGGTTACGCTCAAAGATATCAAGAAGACCTACGGCAAAGACGTACAAGTGATCAAAGGGGTAGACCTTGAGATCAAGAACGGCGAATTCGTCGTATTCGTGGGCCCGTCCGGCTGCGGCAAATCCACCCTGCTGCGCATGATTGCCGGCCTGGAAGACATCACCTCGGGCGATCTCATGATCGGCGACACCATCGCCAACGACATCCACGCCTCCAAGCGCGGTATCGCCATGGTGTTCCAGTCTTACGCCCTGTACCCGCACATGAGCGTGTACGACAACATGGCGTTCTCGCTCAAGCTGTCGGGCGAATCCAAAGAAGACATCGACCGTCGCGTGCAGCGCGCCGCCAACATCCTGCAGATCACCCATCTGCTGGAGCGCAAGCCCAAAGCCCTGTCGGGCGGTCAGCGTCAGCGTGTGGCCATCGGCCGCGCCATCGTGCGTGAGCCGGAAGTGTTCCTGTTCGACGAACCGCTGTCCAACCTGGATGCCGCGTTGCGTCTGAACATGCGTGTGGAGCTCTCCAAGCTGCACAACGATCTGAAGACCACCATGATCTACGTGACGCACGATCAGGTTGAAGCCATGACCCTGGCTGATCGTATCGTCGTGCTGAACGCCGGCGTGATCCAGCAAGTCGGTTCCCCGCTGGAACTGTACGAGCACCCGTCCAACCTCTTTGTGGCCGGCTTCCTGGGCTCGCCCAAGATGAACCTGCTCGAAGCACAACTGGTCAGCGTGGAAGCGCAAGCCGCCGTGGTGCGTCTGCCCAAGGGCATTACCGTACGCGCTGCAGTTGACGCCAACGCAGGCCGCGTGGGCGACAAGGTAACCCTGGGTATCCGTCCGGAACACGTTCAACTGAAGCTGGAAGGCGAAGAAGGCGTGCCGGCCCGTATCGATCTGATCGAGCACCTGGGCGACATCGTGCTGGCCTATGTTGAAGTGGCCGGCGTGAACGAAATCCTGTGCGTGAAACTGCCAGGCAACCATCCGGAACTCAAGCGCGGCGCCTCCGTTCGCCTCGTCTTCCCGGAAAAGGACACCCTGGTGTTCAACGAACAAGGCGCCGCATTCAAGCGCACCTGCTGA
- a CDS encoding carbohydrate ABC transporter permease has translation MALGKTARSVIGRTLHYAGLLLFAIFTAFPFIWALSVGLSQDPSNIWIFPRAFWPTDPSISWFIRVFHEMPFMTYLGNSALMSFWAVVGVTVVSVLAGYPLARLKFAGRNFIFVAIIATMMLPSEVALVPNFITMKHLGLLNTWTGAILPNIAGAFGIFLMRQAFEAVPQDLIDAARVDGATELQIMWRIMVPVCAPSIAALAIFTLVNEWNDYLWPSIVLNSKDKLPLAVGVFNDLTGPFATSTSLVMAAIVMTIIPVLIFFAFTQRYFVSGLDGAVK, from the coding sequence ATGGCGCTTGGTAAAACTGCTCGCTCAGTGATTGGCCGCACCTTGCATTACGCAGGCCTGTTGCTGTTCGCGATCTTCACCGCATTTCCGTTTATCTGGGCCCTCTCGGTAGGGCTCTCGCAAGATCCGTCCAACATCTGGATTTTCCCGCGGGCTTTCTGGCCGACGGACCCCAGCATCAGCTGGTTCATCCGCGTGTTCCATGAAATGCCGTTCATGACGTATCTGGGTAACTCTGCCCTGATGTCGTTCTGGGCCGTCGTTGGCGTGACCGTGGTTTCGGTCCTGGCCGGCTACCCGCTGGCCCGTCTGAAGTTTGCCGGTCGTAACTTCATCTTTGTGGCGATCATTGCCACCATGATGCTGCCGTCTGAAGTGGCACTGGTTCCCAACTTCATCACCATGAAGCATCTGGGCCTGCTGAACACCTGGACTGGTGCGATTCTGCCCAACATTGCCGGCGCATTTGGTATCTTCCTGATGCGCCAGGCGTTTGAGGCCGTACCGCAAGACCTGATCGACGCCGCCCGTGTGGATGGCGCGACAGAGTTGCAGATCATGTGGCGGATCATGGTGCCAGTATGTGCACCGTCGATTGCTGCGCTGGCCATCTTTACCCTGGTCAATGAATGGAACGACTACCTGTGGCCGTCGATCGTGCTGAACTCGAAAGACAAACTGCCGCTGGCCGTGGGTGTGTTCAATGACCTGACCGGTCCGTTTGCCACCTCGACCAGCCTTGTCATGGCTGCGATCGTGATGACGATCATCCCGGTACTGATTTTCTTCGCCTTTACCCAGCGCTACTTCGTCAGCGGTCTGGATGGCGCTGTGAAATAA
- a CDS encoding carbohydrate ABC transporter permease: MKTSNSYTAIAYMFLAPALILMGVLTFWPVGYNTYLAFQDYSIADGSATWNNFANFKYIAHEDLFWSALKNSLLYLLIVPVIQLAALVVAKMVNNKLPGMTLFRALFYIPVITSISIAGVVWANVYKYDGVLTWLLQSLGILHDQVNWLGEPSIALYMLMIFTFWKGIGYYMVLYLAGLQAIPAEVEEAAILDGANAFQRFWKITVPMVKPTILLCTLLSTIAAIKVYLEVIVLTKGQADTYTALYYVYDQAFRNYNFGRAAAAGVVVTFFCVLLAIVQFRMFGEEKK, from the coding sequence GTGAAGACTTCAAACAGTTACACCGCGATCGCCTACATGTTCCTGGCTCCGGCCTTGATCCTGATGGGCGTCCTGACGTTCTGGCCTGTTGGCTATAACACCTACCTCGCGTTCCAGGACTACAGCATTGCTGACGGTTCGGCCACCTGGAACAATTTTGCAAACTTCAAATACATCGCTCACGAAGACCTGTTCTGGAGTGCGCTCAAGAACTCGCTGCTGTATCTGCTGATCGTGCCGGTCATCCAGCTGGCAGCGCTCGTTGTGGCCAAGATGGTGAACAACAAGCTGCCGGGCATGACCTTGTTCCGCGCCTTGTTCTACATCCCGGTCATTACCTCGATCTCGATCGCCGGCGTGGTGTGGGCCAACGTCTACAAGTACGACGGCGTGCTGACCTGGCTGCTGCAAAGCCTTGGCATCCTGCATGATCAGGTGAACTGGCTGGGCGAGCCTTCCATTGCGCTGTACATGCTGATGATCTTTACCTTCTGGAAAGGTATCGGCTACTACATGGTGCTGTATCTTGCCGGCCTGCAAGCCATTCCGGCCGAGGTGGAAGAGGCCGCCATTCTGGATGGCGCCAATGCTTTCCAGCGCTTCTGGAAAATCACCGTGCCCATGGTCAAGCCGACCATTCTCTTGTGTACGCTGTTAAGTACCATCGCCGCGATCAAGGTTTACCTTGAAGTGATCGTGCTGACCAAGGGTCAGGCCGACACCTATACGGCGCTGTACTACGTATACGACCAGGCGTTCCGGAACTACAACTTCGGTCGTGCTGCGGCCGCCGGTGTCGTGGTGACGTTCTTCTGCGTGCTGCTCGCCATCGTTCAGTTCCGCATGTTTGGCGAAGAGAAGAAATAA
- a CDS encoding ABC transporter substrate-binding protein, with protein sequence MKLKKMLAVGAVVFGFASVYAQADTELEFWTMNLAPKFNDYFNKSVADFNKANPGLTAKWVDMNWDQIQPKLIASIAAGNPPALVNFNVPWVHDFAAQGNILPVDQYMGAAKNNYSVGAIKDVTVNGKVYAFPWYNSVSIIAYNKDILAKAGVKSAPKNFDEFVNDGKQITAKTGVPAYAPKLGNFVGWFYYAGLPVVENGKAVFNSPKHVAFVQKFADLYKAGVMPKDVFKVEFEQEIAAYNSGKIAMMTTAPQALKRTETDAKDIYAKTGVAKFPVDAGKMAFGAWLMDFVIPKGTKDPAAAGKLGVFLTNDAQQVAFSKATETTFPSTKKGNLDPYFQAGAKSADPVEAGRAAAAGSMDNARTLTIPPGVLPDEAAMTKKLQDEIQDAVEGRKPVKAALDEAVAAWNEKLKK encoded by the coding sequence ATGAAGCTCAAGAAGATGTTGGCCGTTGGCGCAGTGGTATTCGGTTTTGCTTCTGTTTACGCACAAGCTGATACTGAACTCGAATTCTGGACCATGAACCTGGCTCCGAAATTCAACGATTACTTCAACAAGTCCGTTGCTGATTTCAACAAAGCCAACCCTGGCCTGACCGCCAAGTGGGTTGACATGAACTGGGATCAGATCCAGCCCAAGCTGATCGCTTCCATCGCTGCTGGCAACCCGCCGGCGCTGGTGAACTTCAACGTGCCCTGGGTGCATGATTTTGCCGCTCAAGGCAACATCCTGCCGGTTGACCAGTACATGGGCGCCGCCAAGAACAACTACTCCGTTGGCGCGATCAAGGACGTAACGGTGAACGGCAAGGTTTACGCCTTCCCGTGGTACAACTCCGTGTCCATCATCGCCTACAACAAGGACATCCTGGCCAAGGCCGGTGTGAAGTCTGCTCCGAAGAACTTTGACGAATTCGTCAATGACGGCAAGCAAATTACCGCCAAGACCGGCGTTCCGGCTTACGCACCGAAGCTGGGTAACTTCGTGGGCTGGTTCTACTACGCTGGCCTGCCGGTCGTTGAAAACGGCAAGGCCGTGTTCAACAGCCCGAAGCACGTCGCTTTCGTACAAAAGTTTGCTGACCTGTACAAAGCTGGCGTAATGCCGAAGGACGTGTTCAAGGTTGAGTTCGAGCAGGAAATCGCTGCATACAACTCCGGCAAGATCGCCATGATGACGACCGCACCGCAAGCCCTGAAGCGCACCGAAACCGACGCCAAGGACATCTACGCCAAGACTGGCGTTGCCAAGTTCCCGGTTGACGCAGGCAAGATGGCCTTCGGCGCATGGCTGATGGACTTCGTGATTCCGAAGGGCACCAAGGACCCGGCAGCTGCCGGCAAGCTGGGTGTGTTCCTGACCAACGACGCGCAACAAGTTGCGTTCTCGAAGGCCACCGAAACCACCTTCCCGTCGACCAAGAAGGGCAACCTGGATCCGTACTTCCAGGCTGGTGCCAAGAGCGCCGATCCGGTTGAAGCTGGCCGTGCTGCTGCCGCTGGCTCCATGGACAACGCTCGCACTCTGACCATCCCGCCGGGCGTGCTGCCGGACGAAGCTGCCATGACCAAGAAGCTGCAGGATGAAATCCAGGACGCCGTTGAAGGCCGCAAGCCTGTCAAGGCCGCTCTGGACGAAGCTGTTGCTGCCTGGAACGAAAAGCTGAAGAAGTAA